A stretch of DNA from Desulfofalx alkaliphila DSM 12257:
ATGACGTTATCAAAGGCACCCAATTCGATATACTGCTCTACCTCCTATCCGGCTTGGCCGGCTTCGGCTTGTTTGCCGGCCTTGTGTACATGTACTTTAAAGACCCCTGGTGGCAGGGCCTGGTAATTGCCCTGGTTTCCATTGCGGCCCGGGTTATCATTTGGCTGCACCAAAAAAACAGAGTCTACCGATACATTAGAAAAGACATCATGTCTTCAGAAGAAGCAATGGTTGAACTGTACCAGGGTAATGTTTTTACACTGAAGAACAAGATCACAGGTAAAGAAGCCGGCCACCCCAAAAAGTGGACGTTGGTGCTGCCCGAAAGACATGAAGTGGAAGAAGAATAATCGGCATTAAAAACATCACCCCCAAATAAATTTATTATTAGTTTGAGGAGGTGATTTTTTTTGCAGCAGACCGAGAAAACAAAATGGCTGCTCATTTTTGTAATTATACTGACCGTCATCACCGTCACCGGCACCGCCCTGCTGGTCTGGTTTTATAATTTCTACCGCAACATAACCTTGGAGGCCGATATCTTAAACTTTCAGTATCAGCCCAAACAAACCACAACGGTGTATTCCGCCGACGGTGCCTTGCTGGCAGAACTGTATATTGAAGACCGCATCTATGTGGACCTGGACCACATCTCACCCCACATGATCAATGCCATCATTGCCATAGAAGACCACCGTTATTATAAGCACAGGGGTGTTGATTTACACGGCACCCTGCGGGCACTTATCAAAAACATGGAGTCCCACCGGGTGGTGCAGGGGGGCAGTACCATCACCCAACAGCTGGCCCGCAATCTCTTTCTAACCAATGAGCGTACATATGAAAGAAAACTGCAGGAAATGGCCCTGGCCCTGGCCTTGGAGCAAAAGTACACCAAGGATGAAATCCTCTGCATGTATTTAAACCAAATCTACTTTGGCAGCGGCTATTATGGGGTAGAAACTGCAGCCCAAAAATACTTTGGCAAAGATGCCGCAGACCTTACACTGGCAGAAAGCGCCCTGCTGGCCGCTCTGCCAAACAGGCCCAGCGACTACCAACTGCATGAAAACTACCAAAAGGCCAAGGAGCGACAAAAGCTGGTGCTGGCCCGCATGGAAGAGCAGGGCTACATTAGCAGAAAACAGCGGCTGGATGCGGAGAAAGAAGAGATATTAATTAATCCGCCGGCCCCCAAGGTCCAGGGCTGTTACTTCCAGCACCCCTACTATGCCACCGCTGCCGTTAAACAGCTGGAAGAAATAATGGGTGAGGAAAAACTGTATACCGGCGGCCTGGAGGTTTACACCACCCTAAATACTAAAATACAAAAGGAGGCAGAATATGTCTGTGCTGAGCACATAAGCCATTTAAGCAAGCAGGGAATAAAGGCTTCAAACATGGCCATAGTGTCTGTGGTGCCCCAAACAGGGGCTGTGGTGGCCTTGGTGGGGGGAGTGGATTTTCAAAGGGACCAAAATAACATGGCCGTCACCCCCCGGCAGCCGGGTTCAACCATTAAGCCCTTTATTTATGCCGCCGGCCTTAACACCGGGGCCATTGGGCCAAATTCACTGATAAATGCCCAAACCCGCAGTTTTAACGGCTATGTGATTAAAGGATTGGACCAGGGCTCTGTGACCCTGCAGCAGGCTATCAGGCACTCCTTAAATGTGCCTGTGGCTGAGGTGTTAAGTAAAATAGGTTTTGAAACGGCGGTGGCCTATTTAAAAAGATTTGGCATTAGCTCCCTCACTGAAAATGATTATAATTATGCTGCCCTGGCACTGGGGGGCATGTATCACGGCATATCTCCCTTAGAAATGGCTTCGGCCTTTGCGGTATTTGCCAACGGGGGAGTTTACAACCAACCTTACTTTATTGAAAGGGTGGAAAACAGCCAGGGCATGGTCCTGTACCGGCACCAGGCTCAACCCCAAGAGGTGCTGAAAAAGGACACGGCCGATATGATGCACAGTTACTTAACCGGTGTGGTAAACGGCGGTACCGGCACGGCTGCCCGCCTGCCCTGGGAATGCGCCGGCAAAACCGGAACCACCGACCACAAGCGCTGTCTTTGGTTTGCCGGCTACACCGATAAGCTGTCCACCGCAGTGTGGGTGGGCAACACCGACAATTCCCCGGTGTACGGGGCCGACAGCGGTGGGGCGGTGGCCGCCCCGGCCTGGCGAAAATATAAGTACACCTTGATTAGCGAAGGATACATAGAAAAACCCCAAAGGAGGGCTGTGGTGCAGCCGGCGGAGCCCATCAAGGCAGAGGAGCACCGACCCCAAAAAGCAGTGGAAGAAGGGCCCCAAAGGGAGGAAGGGGAGCAGCCGGCACCGCCGCAGCAGCCGGCACCGCCACAGCAGCCGGAACCGGTAAATCCCCAGCCGGAGCCGGAAGCCGAGACTGAACAGGAAGCTGAAATAGAAGCGGAACCTGAGCCGGAGCCTGAGCCGGAACCGGAGCCGGAGCCGCCAGCGGAGGCCCAAGGGCTTGAACAGTGGCTGCCTTGACCAAAGGGTGAGTAAAAATATCCTGTATAAAAACGAAAGCAAATAATGATGAGTTGATACGCCTTTATGTTATAATAAATATAACTAAAGTTATACAGGGGGTTTAGGTATGGAACGGGAATTAGCAATGGAAATTGTGCGGGTTACAGAGGTGGCGGCCTTGGCCTCTGCCCGCTGGATGGGTCGCGGTGACAAAATTGCCGCTGACCAGGCAGCCACAACGGCCATGCGGGCCATGTTTGATTCGGTAAGCATGAAGGGCACGGTGGTAATTGGTGAGGGTGAAATGGACGAGGCCCCAATGTTATATATAGGTGAACGGTTGGGCCATGCCGAATCACCGGAGGTGGATGTGGCGGTGGACCCTTTAGAGGGTACCAACCTGGTGGCCAAAGGCTACGACAACGCCCTATCGGTGGTGGCCATTGCCGATCGAGGTAACTTATTGCATGCCCCGGATATGTATATGGAGAAAATCGCCGTTGGCCCCAGGGCGGCAGGCAGAATACATATCGATGACCCCATAGAACATACATTGAAAATACTGGCCCAGGTGAATAACAAAAACGTTAACGACTTAACGGTGATGATCCTGGAGCGGGAGCGCCACAAGCACATCATTGAAGAGGTGCGGAAAACCGGTGCCCGGGTGCGCCTCTTTAGCGACGGCGATGTGGGTGCCGCCATTTCAACGGCCTTGGACGAAACCGGTATCGATTTATTTGTTGGTATCGGCGGGGCGCCGGAAGGGGTAATATCTGCGGCGGCATTAAAATGCTTGGGCGGCGACATGCAGGCCCGGCTGGTGCCCAGCGACGATAAAGAATACCGGCGCTGTGTGGATATGGGCTTAAAGGACCCCCGGCAAATACTGATGATGGATGATTTAGTTAAGGGTGACGACACCATCTTTGCGGCCACCGGGGTAACCAACGGTGAATTGTTAAAGGGTGTACGCTTTTTAAGTAACGAGCGGGCGGAAACCCACACCTTGGTAATGAGGTCAAAAACCGGCACAGTGAGGTTTGTAAAGGCAACCCACTACCTACCCCAAAAACCGCACCTGGTGTTAAAATAAAGGGTGGAAAAGTCTTTTACGGGTGGAACGGCTGGTCCACCCTAAATTTTGTCAACGGCAGGTTTTATACACACCTGTTAGGGGGTATAAGATGCAAATCCTCAAATTTTATTTAATATTTATAAACCTGCTCACCTTTGGCCTCTTTGTGCTGGATAAGTGGTTGGCCAAACATGTAAAGTGGCGCATTCCCGAAAACCGCCTGCTGCTGGCCTGCTTAATGGGCGGTTCATTGGGGGCTGTGGTGGCCATGAATGTGGTGCGGCATAAAACCCAGAAGTTAAAATTTGTTTGGGGTGTGCCCTTAATTATCTTAATTCAGGGTGGACTTATTGTTTTAATTGTATATTTAATAGCTCATTATTAAAGCCAAGGGCCGCTGATCCGGATAGATCAACGGCCTTTAAATTACATTTTTGGTTTGAAGGTTTCACATTTGGTATCGTCCGAAGAGTCTGCTTGGCTGGAATGACTGCGGTTTACCTGCACCATGGGTGCATCGCACATGACATTGCTGTTATATTGACATTCGGTGACATTGCATTTAATGTTCTGTGGCATAAAGAATCACCTCCTTTACAAGGACTATTGTCTACAGGGGAGGAGTGTTTTATGCACTAAATAGTAAAATTTTCTACCTGCGGGATACTACTATATATAAAGATTGGGCTAGGGGGTAAAATATGGCGAAAATTTTAATCGTTGACGATGAAGCATTGATGGTTAAAGGCCTAAAACGGAGCTTAGAGCAAGAGGGTTACCGGGTGTTAACCGCCTACGACGGTGATCAGGCACTGGAGGTGTTTAAGAAAGAACAGTGCCACTTGCTGGTGCTGGACATCATGCTGCCCCGGAAAAGCGGCCTGGAGGTATGCCGTGAAATCAGAAAAGAGTCTGAGGTGCCGATTATAATGCTCACCGCCAAGGGTGAGTATGTGGATAAAATTGTGGGCTTAGAACTGGGTGCCGACGACTATCTCACCAAACCCTTTAACACCAGGGAACTCATTGCCCGCATTAAGGCGGTACTAAGGCGCAGTGCCAAAGGGAGGGCGGAGGAAGAACAAAGGGATATTATCGCAGTGGACCAACTGACAATAGATGTTATGAAGCGCAGGGTAAGCCGGGGCGGCAAAGAACTTGATCTCACCGCCAAGGAATTTGATTTGCTCTGCCTGATGGCACAAAATCCCGGCCGGATATTCACCAGGGACAATTTGTTGGAATCGGTGTGGGGCCACAGTTACTACGGCGACCTGCGCACCGTTGACGTGCACGTCAGAAGGCTGCGCGAAAAAATAGAAGAAGACCCCCGCCATCCGGAATACGTGCTTACCAAGTGGGGCGTGGGATATTATTTTAAGGAGTAGGCGCATAAATGAGAATCAGCATTCG
This window harbors:
- a CDS encoding transglycosylase domain-containing protein, producing the protein MQQTEKTKWLLIFVIILTVITVTGTALLVWFYNFYRNITLEADILNFQYQPKQTTTVYSADGALLAELYIEDRIYVDLDHISPHMINAIIAIEDHRYYKHRGVDLHGTLRALIKNMESHRVVQGGSTITQQLARNLFLTNERTYERKLQEMALALALEQKYTKDEILCMYLNQIYFGSGYYGVETAAQKYFGKDAADLTLAESALLAALPNRPSDYQLHENYQKAKERQKLVLARMEEQGYISRKQRLDAEKEEILINPPAPKVQGCYFQHPYYATAAVKQLEEIMGEEKLYTGGLEVYTTLNTKIQKEAEYVCAEHISHLSKQGIKASNMAIVSVVPQTGAVVALVGGVDFQRDQNNMAVTPRQPGSTIKPFIYAAGLNTGAIGPNSLINAQTRSFNGYVIKGLDQGSVTLQQAIRHSLNVPVAEVLSKIGFETAVAYLKRFGISSLTENDYNYAALALGGMYHGISPLEMASAFAVFANGGVYNQPYFIERVENSQGMVLYRHQAQPQEVLKKDTADMMHSYLTGVVNGGTGTAARLPWECAGKTGTTDHKRCLWFAGYTDKLSTAVWVGNTDNSPVYGADSGGAVAAPAWRKYKYTLISEGYIEKPQRRAVVQPAEPIKAEEHRPQKAVEEGPQREEGEQPAPPQQPAPPQQPEPVNPQPEPEAETEQEAEIEAEPEPEPEPEPEPEPPAEAQGLEQWLP
- the glpX gene encoding class II fructose-bisphosphatase, whose translation is MERELAMEIVRVTEVAALASARWMGRGDKIAADQAATTAMRAMFDSVSMKGTVVIGEGEMDEAPMLYIGERLGHAESPEVDVAVDPLEGTNLVAKGYDNALSVVAIADRGNLLHAPDMYMEKIAVGPRAAGRIHIDDPIEHTLKILAQVNNKNVNDLTVMILERERHKHIIEEVRKTGARVRLFSDGDVGAAISTALDETGIDLFVGIGGAPEGVISAAALKCLGGDMQARLVPSDDKEYRRCVDMGLKDPRQILMMDDLVKGDDTIFAATGVTNGELLKGVRFLSNERAETHTLVMRSKTGTVRFVKATHYLPQKPHLVLK
- a CDS encoding DUF1294 domain-containing protein, which codes for MQILKFYLIFINLLTFGLFVLDKWLAKHVKWRIPENRLLLACLMGGSLGAVVAMNVVRHKTQKLKFVWGVPLIILIQGGLIVLIVYLIAHY
- a CDS encoding DUF1540 domain-containing protein, with protein sequence MPQNIKCNVTECQYNSNVMCDAPMVQVNRSHSSQADSSDDTKCETFKPKM
- a CDS encoding response regulator transcription factor, with product MAKILIVDDEALMVKGLKRSLEQEGYRVLTAYDGDQALEVFKKEQCHLLVLDIMLPRKSGLEVCREIRKESEVPIIMLTAKGEYVDKIVGLELGADDYLTKPFNTRELIARIKAVLRRSAKGRAEEEQRDIIAVDQLTIDVMKRRVSRGGKELDLTAKEFDLLCLMAQNPGRIFTRDNLLESVWGHSYYGDLRTVDVHVRRLREKIEEDPRHPEYVLTKWGVGYYFKE